From Deltaproteobacteria bacterium, one genomic window encodes:
- a CDS encoding ABC transporter ATP-binding protein has translation MTSPYVSNLFDESARMPLLDIRDLRKRYDSVEALRGVSFAVERGEIFGLLGPNGAGKSTTINILLGLILADGGHIEIFGQDFARHALAIRRRMNVAAAFTSLNGVLTVRENLRVYGHIYGVKNVRAKIDELLERFEITDLADKKLQYLSSGQHTRVTLCKGLINDPELLLLDECTVGLDPDIAEKTRRALKEFQRERQTTIVFTSHNMNEVEELCGRIAFVSKGQILRIDTAERITQLIPQQTLTLRFRAGTAVATLPLPDNLPAAEVGGDSSLRFVLNNPEQQLDAILRYCTQSGAAIADIQLVRPTLEDVFIKVARGEI, from the coding sequence ATGACGTCTCCTTACGTTTCAAACCTTTTTGATGAATCGGCACGCATGCCATTATTAGACATACGAGATCTGCGCAAACGTTACGATAGTGTCGAAGCGTTGCGGGGCGTGTCGTTCGCTGTTGAGCGTGGTGAGATTTTCGGGCTCCTCGGGCCAAACGGTGCAGGTAAATCTACCACGATTAACATTCTCCTTGGCCTGATACTCGCCGACGGTGGGCACATCGAAATCTTTGGGCAAGATTTTGCTCGTCACGCGCTCGCCATTCGGCGGCGGATGAACGTCGCCGCCGCCTTCACCAGCCTCAATGGTGTGCTCACTGTGCGTGAGAACCTCCGGGTGTATGGTCATATTTACGGGGTCAAAAATGTCCGCGCTAAGATTGACGAATTACTAGAACGGTTCGAGATTACCGACCTGGCTGATAAGAAACTGCAGTATTTGAGTTCTGGCCAACATACGCGGGTCACGCTCTGTAAGGGACTCATTAACGATCCCGAACTCCTCTTGTTAGACGAATGTACAGTCGGTCTTGACCCGGATATTGCCGAGAAAACCCGACGTGCCCTCAAGGAATTTCAACGCGAGAGACAAACAACGATTGTGTTTACCTCACACAACATGAATGAAGTCGAAGAACTGTGCGGTCGTATCGCGTTTGTCAGTAAAGGACAGATTCTTCGTATCGATACCGCCGAGCGCATCACGCAACTGATTCCCCAGCAAACCCTTACCCTTCGCTTTCGTGCCGGGACTGCGGTGGCCACCCTTCCCTTGCCTGACAACCTTCCAGCCGCTGAAGTTGGAGGAGACTCAAGCCTGCGCTTTGTCTTGAATAACCCCGAGCAGCAGCTTGATGCGATTCTGCGCTATTGCACTCAGTCTGGCGCGGCAATTGCTGACATCCAGCTCGTCCGGCCAACGTTGGAGGATGTGTTTATTAAGGTGGCAAGAGGGGAGATTTGA
- a CDS encoding ABC transporter permease: MFSELYTLRPSVVWGLVYKFTAICYRSLDRIFDIVYWPVISLLLWGFTSTFVATTSSASGVREFFLGGAVLWSLFWRAQTDVGTFVLEDFWSRNIYNLFASPVTPLELFSAIGLIGLLRCILSFLFLSILTWLLYAFNILQVGGMALVIFTSILLLFGWVVGIMIAALIFRYGLRIQVLAWSVGFIIQPFSCVFYPLESMPRWVQLIAVTLPTTHVFEGLRYAIATGEIAHQSLFLALGLTAILLIVSLWFFQYALQQARRRGLLTRAEMA; the protein is encoded by the coding sequence ATGTTTTCTGAGCTGTACACATTACGCCCCTCAGTCGTCTGGGGCCTGGTCTATAAGTTCACTGCGATTTGCTATCGCAGCCTGGATCGCATCTTCGACATTGTGTACTGGCCGGTGATCTCCTTGTTGTTGTGGGGGTTCACCAGCACCTTCGTCGCGACCACTTCATCAGCCTCTGGGGTAAGGGAATTCTTCCTGGGGGGAGCCGTGCTGTGGAGTTTGTTTTGGCGGGCACAGACAGATGTCGGCACGTTTGTCCTTGAAGACTTCTGGAGCCGCAATATCTACAACCTGTTCGCTTCACCCGTCACCCCACTTGAACTCTTCAGTGCGATTGGCTTGATCGGCCTGCTCCGCTGCATCCTGAGTTTCCTCTTTCTGAGTATTCTCACGTGGCTGCTGTATGCCTTTAATATCCTGCAAGTGGGAGGAATGGCGCTCGTGATCTTTACCAGCATTCTTCTGCTCTTTGGTTGGGTTGTCGGCATCATGATCGCAGCACTCATTTTTCGTTACGGTCTCCGGATTCAAGTGCTCGCGTGGTCGGTAGGCTTCATCATTCAACCGTTTAGCTGTGTCTTTTATCCGCTGGAGAGTATGCCACGATGGGTCCAGCTTATCGCCGTCACACTCCCGACTACGCATGTGTTTGAAGGTCTCCGCTATGCAATCGCCACCGGAGAAATCGCGCATCAATCGCTCTTCTTGGCGTTAGGGCTTACTGCGATATTGCTCATTGTGTCGCTGTGGTTTTTCCAGTACGCCTTACAACAAGCTCGACGACGCGGATTACTAACGCGAGCGGAGATGGCGTGA